AGGGTGTGGCCGATCATGCGTTCGGCGGGGACGATGCCCTCGCTGCGGTGCCCCCAGATGCCCCACACCAGGTCGCCGGCGACCGGCATTCCCGGGGTGCCGGCCAGCTCCGGGGAGACCTCGACGACCTCGCCGACCTCCGAGTAGCCCCAGCCGGCCACCGGGTACTCGATGCCGGGCGCGCCGTCACGGAAGAGCCGTGCCTCGGGGTCCCAGGTCCGGGTCAGGTACGGGTTGGTGCCGCGGTAGGCGGTGAGTTCGGTACCGGCCGAGATGCCCGAGTAGCGGGTGCGCACCCGCAGGTGGCCGGGCGGCAGGTCGGCCCTGACGTGCTCGGCCACCTCCACCTGTCGGGGGCCGGTGAACTGGACGACGCGCTCCGGGGAGGACGCGGGCGACACGGATGACACGGGTGGCTCCGGAAGGGTTGCTGATTGCGGTTGCGTCGACAATATCCGCAACTTATGTCTTGTCAACAAGCAAAAGTGATGCTGTGATGCGTCACGAGCAGACGTAAGCCGGAACGAGGACACTCAATGCGCATCAGGACCCTGCGGTCGAGGACGACCGCGGTCGGCGTCACGGCAGCCCTGGGGATCGGGCTGCTCTCGGGCTGCGCAGGCAGCACCGGGCCCGGCAAGCCGGACCGTGAGATCACGGTCTGGTCCCAGGAGAACCTCCCCGACCGCGTCGCCGCGACGCAGAAGGTCGTCGACGCGTTCGAGAAGAAGACCGGGATCGAGGTCCATCTCGTCGGGGTCGACGAGGGGCAGATGCCCCAGCTGATCATGTCGGCCGCGGCGTCGGGCACGCTGCCCGACGTCATCGGCGCGGCCCCCATGGGCCAGGTGTGGCAGATGTACAGCAACGGGCTGCTGAACACCGACATCCCGCAGCAGATCGTCGGCGAGCTGGGCCGGGACACCTTCAACGCCAACGCGCTGGAGCTGACCTCCGACGGCGGCACCAGTCTCGGGGTGCCGTCCGACGCGTGGCTCCAGCTGCTGGTCTACCGCAAGGACCAGTTCGAGAAGAAGGCGCTGGCCGCCCCCGACACGTACGCGAAGACGCTGGCCGCCGCCGAGGCGCTGACCACCAAGGGCCACGACGGCATCTCGGCGGCCACCGACCCGAGCGACGTCTTCACCTCGCAGAGCTTCGAGAGCCTCGCCCTGGCCAACGACTGCCAACTGGTCGACGACGCGCACGAGGTCGCCCTCGCCTCACCGCGGTGCGAGACCGCCTTCCGCACGTACGACCGCCTCGCCCGGACCTACGGCGCCCCGGGCACCCAGACCGTGGACTCCACCCGCGCCACCTACTTCGCCGGTCAGTCCTCCATGGTCATCTGGTCCTCCTTCCTGCTGGACGAACTCGCCGGCCTGCGCAAGGACGCCCTGCCCAGTTGCCCCCAGTGCGCGAAGGACCCCCGGTTCCTGTCGGACAACAGCGGCATCGTCACCGCGATGCAGGGTCCCGACGCCCGGGAAGCGGCCCAGTTCGGCGAGATCACGTCCTGGGTGACCACCAAGACGGCCGAGACCGCCGCGTCCCGCGAGTTCATCGAGTACATGATGGGCACCGGCTACGAGTCCTGGTTCGGCATGGCTCCCGAGGGCAAGATCCCGGTCCGCAAGGGGACCGCCGCCGATCCCGGCCGCTACCTCGACGCCTGGCGCTCCAGCGACATCGGGGTCGACACCCGCAAGCCCCTCGACGAGGTCTTCCCCGAGAGCCTCCTCGACCAGCTCGCCGACGGCGTCAGCAACATGCGCCGCTGGGGCATCACCCAGGGCGAGGGCGCCCTGGTCGGCGCCACCAACGGCGAACTGCCCGTACCGAAGGCCATCGGCGCCATGACCAGCGGCCAGAGCTCGCCGTCCGAGGCGGCACGCGAGGCCGACGAAGAGGTCGCCGCCCTGAAGAAGTCCCTGCAGTAGCCGCCCGCCTGCACGTCACTAAGGTCCCTCATGACAACAGCC
This region of Streptomyces ambofaciens ATCC 23877 genomic DNA includes:
- a CDS encoding ABC transporter substrate-binding protein, encoding MRIRTLRSRTTAVGVTAALGIGLLSGCAGSTGPGKPDREITVWSQENLPDRVAATQKVVDAFEKKTGIEVHLVGVDEGQMPQLIMSAAASGTLPDVIGAAPMGQVWQMYSNGLLNTDIPQQIVGELGRDTFNANALELTSDGGTSLGVPSDAWLQLLVYRKDQFEKKALAAPDTYAKTLAAAEALTTKGHDGISAATDPSDVFTSQSFESLALANDCQLVDDAHEVALASPRCETAFRTYDRLARTYGAPGTQTVDSTRATYFAGQSSMVIWSSFLLDELAGLRKDALPSCPQCAKDPRFLSDNSGIVTAMQGPDAREAAQFGEITSWVTTKTAETAASREFIEYMMGTGYESWFGMAPEGKIPVRKGTAADPGRYLDAWRSSDIGVDTRKPLDEVFPESLLDQLADGVSNMRRWGITQGEGALVGATNGELPVPKAIGAMTSGQSSPSEAAREADEEVAALKKSLQ